A region of the Muricauda sp. MAR_2010_75 genome:
TGGGGTTACACAAGGTTTCTTGCCCATTGCGGGGTTCAATTATGGGGCCGAAAAGTATGATCGGGTAAAGGAATCTATCTATACGGCCGTAAAATATGCAGCTCTGGTGGCAACCATTGTTTTTGTGATTCTCATGGTATTTCCTGGAGAAATCGCTTCTTTGTTTTTAAGTAATCGACCTGAACTTTCTGAAAAAGAACTGGCAACAAACGTTTTTGTCCTACAGCATGCTCCGTTTGCCATGCGATTGGTATTTGCCGCCACGCCCATTATTGCTTTACAACTGATAGGGGCCGCTTATTTTCAAGCAGTGGGGAAAGCAATTCCGGCCTTATTGCTGACCTTGACCCGGCAGGGCTTCTTTTTTATTCCTTTGATACTCATATTGCCTCATTTTATGGAAGAAACCGGAGTATGGTTATCGTTTCCCATTGCAGATACTCTTTCCACTGTGGTAACCGGAATATATTTGGCCCGAGAAGTCAGGCTTAAGCTATCTAAATAAATAGGCATAAAAACAGAATACTAGGCGATGTGATTGGCCAACAGCTTTACAAGCAAAGTCTCGACCTCTTCTAGTTTAATGGAACTCTCTTGATAGTTGGAAACAAACTCATACGCTGTATCAACTTTTATTCTTTGATGTACCAAATGACCAGTTGCTTCAGAGAATTTATCGCTCTCCAATAGGGCCAGAATTTTATTGGTCCATAAATTTGGATGTCCATTAAAGCATAAGGCACGGTCATAAGATGCCAAAGCTCCCTCATAATGTTTTTGTTCATGAAGAGCAATGCCGTGCTGCAACCAAGCATAGTAAGAATTGGGATTGAAAGCCAAGGACTTTTCTGCTGCTATTTGAGCCTTTTCCCAGACCTTTAAGGTGTTATAGGCATAGGCTAATTGGTCCCAAGCCCTATAATCATCAAGATTCTTCAGCAGCATTTTTTTGGTGGAACTGATTGTGTAATCATCCTGTTTGTGTGGCTTCAGGAAAGCGGCGTCAATTTCCTTTTCAAAAATGGGGGGCACATTCCCATTGACCAACAAATCTCGTTGTAAACGTAAATAGTTCAATTCGGTGAGTTCGTTAGGCTTTTTAAGAAGTATATCAACAACCGAAACAGTATCTCTGACAATTTTGGCCGGGTGGTTTTTGCATCGGTTGCACAAATTATTCAAAGCGTTGTCTTCTCCAATAAAATAGTAGTGCCAAAGCCAATAGAGCAGTTCAGCACCATTTTCAAGGCTTTCTGTATTTGTTTCAGGGATGGATCTTATATCAGCAGGAGGAGTTTCAAAATTGTTGGTCAACAGGCGCATGATCCAAAAAGCGTTGTCATACGCATCCATCGCGTTTGTGGAAGATGTTGCAATCAGTTCAGTGCCGTTCAACCCATTACATATTTCTTGATAGTTACTGTATACATCACTATCATTGGCAAGATTGATTTTTCCCGATAACAGTTTCAGCTCTTCTTGAAAAAAAGAAATCTCAGGGCTATCTGGCAGTTCCCCATCAATTATGGATTCAATAGCTATTTGGTGGTCATGGGCGAAAAGCATGAAGTCTTGGTAAATAAGATTCAGATAGGCAAACGATTCTGGAGAATCTGCCAAGAATTTCATATCCAGTACACCAGAATTATGAAGAAACACTTCAGGGTATTTAAGGTCAAGATTTATATAATATTGCTGACCACCTGAATCAGCGCCAATCATAACCGAGTTGGTAAAGGCTTGGGCCAGTACTTCAATTTTTCCATGCGAAAGAAGCCATTTAAAAGTATTGTTCGTTTGGTTTTCTGGCAATGCCAAATCAGTGGTAAAATAGTCTCCAAACCCAGCACCGGATTTATAATCTTGAAGAAATTGCAGCACCGCTTGTGTCGATTCAGAAATGGAATGGCCAAACAAGGTTTCCACGTTTTTTACAACTTCATGGCCGATATTGGTTTTCTCTGTTGTTTTGGTCAATTCCTCAAAAAAGGAATCCTTAAAGTATTTTTCGGATTTTGTCATGGGCGTTTCATCGCTTTTACCAAAAATCCCAAATCAGCCCCAATTTTGGCTAGCTCATTTGACCAATAGCCCTTTTGAACCAATATTTGTCCAATGATTGCAATTTTATGGTTCCAAGATCAATAAACAGGCAGGAGAGATAAATTTTAAGCAGATAGATTGATTTTAATCGTGTAACCAGAGATTTCGTTATTTTAGGGGCCTTGATTATACCAAACCATGAAAAAAACACTTGTATTAAGTCTAATAACTATTTTAACAATGGCCTGTGGCCAAAAAACCGAACAAAAAGAAATGTATACTCTATTTGTAGGAACCTATACCAATGGAGCCAGTGAAGGCATTTATTCACTTCAATTCAATGCCGAAACAGGCAGTTTGGATTCCATGAAATTGGCGGCCGAGTTACCCAACCCCTCTTTTTTGACCATTTCCAAGGACAAACAACATCTGTATGCAGTTCAGGAAACCTCAGATTTTGATAGTCTAGGGGGAGGAGTCACCGCTTTCAAACTAAAAGATGGCGTCTTGGAACCACAAAATAGTATAGGCACTGGAGGTCCTGGCCCTTGCCATGTATCGCTTTCTGGAGATGGGCGCTTGGCGGTTTCCAATTATGTAGGAGGCAATGTGGCCCTTTACAAATTAAAAGAAGATGGATCTTTTGGGGAAGCCCCACAGATCATAGACCATAAAGTTTTGGACACCACAAAAACGCCACATGCCCACATGGCACAATTTACCGAAGAAGGTGTTTTTGTGGCCGACTTGGGTTTGGATGCGGTTAAACGCTATAAATTGGATGGTAATAAATTTGTGCCCGGAGACCAACCCTCTTTGTCATTTGCCAACGGTGCAGGCCCCCGCCATTTTACATTTGGACAAAATGGGAAATTGTATGTAATCAACGAACTAAATGCCACCATATCGGTTTTTGAGAAAGATTCCAACGGAGCTTACCAAGAAATCCAAGTAGTGGAAACCTTAGACCCAACCTATGAAGGCAGGAATGCCTGTGCCGATATTCACTTATCATCCGACGGAAAGTTTTTGTACGGCTCCAACAGAGGGGAGAACACCATCGTTATTTTTGCCGTGGACCCTGCCTCCGGGGAATTGACCTTGGTAGGAAGGCAACCCGTTCATGGTGATTGGCCCCGAAATTTTGCTTTGGATCCCACAGAAGAATTTTTGTTGGTGGCCAATAAAAGTAGCAGCAATGTTGTGGTGTTCAAAAGGGATAAGGAGGCGGGAATTTTGACTTATTTAAGTGAAGTTGAGGTGCCCAACCCTATTTGCTTGGAGTTCTTGGATTAAAAGGAGAGCTTCCTTTTCACCAACCGGTAATTTTCCAACGTAGTTGGATTGACAATAGTATTGTTACCTTGGTCAAAATTATCCAACTGGGAATCTGCCACAAAATACATGTGATTTCTATTAATTGCGAAAGTTGTAGGGATGTCCGAGGATTGTTCAAATTCTGAAATTTTGGTTTCCGATAGAATTTCGGAACCCTCTTCATTCAACCTAAATTGAAAGATTCCATTTTGAGAAAGGTCTCGTTTTGCATTGACTATCCCAATAAGATGGTTTTGATAAAATTTCATCCCATCAATGCCCTTAAAAGCATTGGGTTGGTTAATCAGTTTCTTGTTGGCAATGTCCAAAACCCGAATACCACTCGTGTAGGTGGCCAGATATAGATATTGCTCATTATTGGAAATAGCAATGCCATTGGAATGTTTCACTTCATTATTGGAGAAAAAGACCTCCAATTGATTTGTGTTCGGATTAATGGTGTAAATGTCACTACTTTCTGAATCCGTAATGTAAACGGTCCCTTTGGAATTCACGGCAATGTCATTCAAAAACACAAAATTTCCATTGTCCAGCGGGTAGGATTGGATGAGTTCTCCTAAATATATATCCAACAAAAGCAAGATGGAGGTATTATTTTCCTTGGACAACCCATTTCCCAATGCATAGAGCGTGTCTCCTTTAATGGTCATCCCAAAACCCGAAAGATATCCGTATTGATGACTGGAAAGAAATTCCTCAGGATTGCTTCCATCCAAATTGCAACGGACAATCTTGGCACTTTTTAAACTGTTTAAGTACACCTTTTGTAAAACTGGGTCGATGGCAATTCCTTCGGGAATCAAATCTTTCTCAAAATGGAGTTCAATTGGTTTTTCAGGATTAACGCATGAAATAAATAAGGCCAATAAAAAGACGATTCGCATGATTGACGATTGAATGCGGAAAATACTAAATATTACGGCTCAAATTTTGATTTTTAGAATTTCATTCCACCTGCTGAATCCCTGACACATGCGATGCAATGGCCTTCCATTGCCCATTGCGTTTTACCACTACATTGCTGGACTGGTAAATGGTCTTGGTGGAGTCCTTGAAGATGTGTCCCGTTCCACAAATCATTGCTGTGCCATTGGGTAGAATATCCAAGCGTTTTATTTCAAAGAAGAAGGAATCGTGGGGGCTGGAATGCGCCTTTATCCATTCCAATTCTTGGGCTTTGTTGGACCAGTTTCCATCGGCATCGATCATTTGAAAATCATCTCCCAAGATGGAACCAAGTAAAACCGTGTCTTGCTCCCGATAGGCCTTGGGCCAATCCACTTCTTTCAAATGCCGCAGCAAAGCTTGGTCTTGTTCTAAAATGATTGGGGTGGATTCTGTGGATTTTGTTTCTACTCCACAGGATAGCAACGTCATAGTGGCAAGGATACTGAAATAGCGATTCACATTTCTTTTTTTGATGTTTCAAAACTAACCGTAAAAAGGATGTGGTCAACAATAGGCTAGGTGAGCCGCGGAAAATTAGGCGTGAGTCGCGGAGTCAGAATCGATGAAATCCTTAAAATACATCCGACTGAATTTAAGTTCGGTTCCATTTTTTAAATGAAGGACCCCATCTCCATTTTTGTTCTTTTGGAAATGGTCCATAAAAAAGCGATTTACCAAATAGGAACGGTGCACTCGCTTAAAATTTTTGGGACAAACCTGTTTTTGGAAAGAACGTAGACTTTGATATTTTACAAACTTCCCTTTTTCAGTATGCAGTACAATACAATTATTACTGGTTTCCACATACATGATTTCATAGGGATGAAGTATAAATTGCATTCCCTTCTTGCTTACTTTTATTTGCGTAGCTTTTTCGGATGCGTTTGGGGTTGATTTTGATTCAGTTCCAACAAAATGGAACAAGAGAAAGAAATAGCAGAGCAAGTTTACGGCAATATTGTTGGTTAGTCCCGCATTCAGCAAATTGAAGCTGGGCGAAGTGCACTGGTACACCGTGGTCATTAAAAAAACGACCAATACCTGTCCCACAATGATATTCAATGCTGAGGCCGATAATCCCAACCCTCCCTGAATCAATAGGGATTTGGAATGGGGGTTAAAAGACCATTTTTGGGCCCATACTTTGATTTGCTTTGCAGAAGCGGTCCAAAAAACAAAACTGGTAACGGCTAGAATACTCAATTCAGAAAAACAAGGAATCCCCAAACTTGCCTGAAACATGCGGCCAATGCCCATGTTGAGCAATACAAAGAGGCTTATTAGGGAAATAAGTTTGGGCATAGGATAAATTTAAGGGAAAAAGTAGTTGGCTGTTAGCCTGCTAACCATCATTTTTTTGAACTATCGAGCTTGCACTTTCTTGTATACCGCTATTTTTCTGGAAGAAAGATTCTAGGAATTAGGACAATATCCATTTTATTCCAGTTCCCCAATTTTTTTGAGAAATCTGAATATTTTTTTATCCACCTCGGATATGATATCCAAATCCTTATAGTTCAGCCATTTTATTTCTTCAATCTCACTTGACGGATGTAAAATCCCATTGTATTCAGCCCTGTAGCAGGTCATTTTGACTAAAACACCTTCTTTTGCCCCATCTGATTGAGCAATGAATGTTCCAACATATTCAATCGTTTCTTTTTTGATTTTTACACTTAATTCTTCTAAAATTTCCCTTATAAGTGTTTCTTCATCAGTCTCTCCAGGCTCTCTTTTTCCACCAGGGATATAGTATTTGGTTTTTCCTTTAGATTTTGTGCTTAAAATTTGTCCATTCTTGGTTTCAATAAATGCGATTTTATCAATTTCTTTCATTTTAGGTTATTATGGAGAATGTGGTGCAATGCTTTTCTTATGTTTTCAAGTTTGGATATAGTAATCTCCCCGCTGTTATCTTTGCTAAATGATGGCAGTTAGCTGATTTATTATCCATTTTCATGCATATTTTTGTTTCTTGTGAGCACTCCTTACCCATTTTGGATCATATTTAAAATACACTATATTTTTGATAAATCGTAGCGTTGTTCTTTTATCAATTTTCCAAAACTTGTTGTTTCCTTTTCTTTTGTCAATATGAATCCATGCCTTTTGTAAAGTGAGGCTGCAGATAACAATTCATGGGTAGTCCATAGATAACAAGATCGATATTTTTTTTCTTGAAGGAAATCCATGAAAAGTGACATTAGTTTCTTTCCCAATCCAATGCCTCTAAATTCATGCTCAAGATAAAAATAGCGGAGTTGTGCAGTATGGTTTTTCCTGTGCATCAACAAAAGAAAACCCACAATCTTTTCTTCATATTCACATATCCAAGCTCTATCCAGATCAGGGTTGTAATTTTCATAAAACTCATGCAAACCTGCTCCGACATAAGTTTCAAATGAAACACCATAATTATATTCTTCACCATATAGTTTGCCATGACGGTACATTACAAAACCCAGGTCACCAGGCTTAATGTTTGTCCTGATATGTGTATCGTTCAAATTCATCACTGATTTACTTTTTGACTAATAAGTTCATTACTTTTTCGAAAAGGCTTACCAATTCTTCCTGTTCATTAGTGTCGAGATGACCAATAATTCCCGAAATACTGTCTGAAGACCTTTCGTTGAGTTTTAGAAATGTTTCTTTTCCTTTTAAGGTAAGTGTAAGAGAATATTCCCTTTTGTCGTTCTTAGACTTTGCTTTAACAATGATGCCGTGTTTTACCAGTTTTGAGATTAACCGACTTAAATAGCCTTCATCGATTTGAACGATTTCTTTTATTTGTCTTGCTGTAATGGTCGGTTTGTAATAGATTTCAAACATTACCCTAACCTCTGAAAGGGAATACTGGCTTTGCAAAATATGATTATTTGTCAGACCGATTATCCCGGTATAAAAACGATTGAATTCTCTTATTTTTTGTATGGTATCTTTTTTCATGATGTAAAGATAATAAAATACTTGCTTTAAGCAAGTATTTTATCAAAGCCATATATCCATATGCATTTATAAAGACATGGCCAGGGTTCTACTTCGAATTTTCCTTATCAATATTTGTCTTTAAGGTATTCT
Encoded here:
- a CDS encoding nuclear transport factor 2 family protein, with translation MNRYFSILATMTLLSCGVETKSTESTPIILEQDQALLRHLKEVDWPKAYREQDTVLLGSILGDDFQMIDADGNWSNKAQELEWIKAHSSPHDSFFFEIKRLDILPNGTAMICGTGHIFKDSTKTIYQSSNVVVKRNGQWKAIASHVSGIQQVE
- a CDS encoding NUDIX domain-containing protein; protein product: MKEIDKIAFIETKNGQILSTKSKGKTKYYIPGGKREPGETDEETLIREILEELSVKIKKETIEYVGTFIAQSDGAKEGVLVKMTCYRAEYNGILHPSSEIEEIKWLNYKDLDIISEVDKKIFRFLKKIGELE
- a CDS encoding SMP-30/gluconolactonase/LRE family protein; this encodes MRIVFLLALFISCVNPEKPIELHFEKDLIPEGIAIDPVLQKVYLNSLKSAKIVRCNLDGSNPEEFLSSHQYGYLSGFGMTIKGDTLYALGNGLSKENNTSILLLLDIYLGELIQSYPLDNGNFVFLNDIAVNSKGTVYITDSESSDIYTINPNTNQLEVFFSNNEVKHSNGIAISNNEQYLYLATYTSGIRVLDIANKKLINQPNAFKGIDGMKFYQNHLIGIVNAKRDLSQNGIFQFRLNEEGSEILSETKISEFEQSSDIPTTFAINRNHMYFVADSQLDNFDQGNNTIVNPTTLENYRLVKRKLSF
- a CDS encoding lactonase family protein, whose amino-acid sequence is MKKTLVLSLITILTMACGQKTEQKEMYTLFVGTYTNGASEGIYSLQFNAETGSLDSMKLAAELPNPSFLTISKDKQHLYAVQETSDFDSLGGGVTAFKLKDGVLEPQNSIGTGGPGPCHVSLSGDGRLAVSNYVGGNVALYKLKEDGSFGEAPQIIDHKVLDTTKTPHAHMAQFTEEGVFVADLGLDAVKRYKLDGNKFVPGDQPSLSFANGAGPRHFTFGQNGKLYVINELNATISVFEKDSNGAYQEIQVVETLDPTYEGRNACADIHLSSDGKFLYGSNRGENTIVIFAVDPASGELTLVGRQPVHGDWPRNFALDPTEEFLLVANKSSSNVVVFKRDKEAGILTYLSEVEVPNPICLEFLD
- a CDS encoding LytTR family DNA-binding domain-containing protein, with amino-acid sequence MPKLISLISLFVLLNMGIGRMFQASLGIPCFSELSILAVTSFVFWTASAKQIKVWAQKWSFNPHSKSLLIQGGLGLSASALNIIVGQVLVVFLMTTVYQCTSPSFNLLNAGLTNNIAVNLLCYFFLLFHFVGTESKSTPNASEKATQIKVSKKGMQFILHPYEIMYVETSNNCIVLHTEKGKFVKYQSLRSFQKQVCPKNFKRVHRSYLVNRFFMDHFQKNKNGDGVLHLKNGTELKFSRMYFKDFIDSDSATHA
- a CDS encoding MarR family winged helix-turn-helix transcriptional regulator; protein product: MKKDTIQKIREFNRFYTGIIGLTNNHILQSQYSLSEVRVMFEIYYKPTITARQIKEIVQIDEGYLSRLISKLVKHGIIVKAKSKNDKREYSLTLTLKGKETFLKLNERSSDSISGIIGHLDTNEQEELVSLFEKVMNLLVKK
- a CDS encoding GNAT family N-acetyltransferase, translating into MNLNDTHIRTNIKPGDLGFVMYRHGKLYGEEYNYGVSFETYVGAGLHEFYENYNPDLDRAWICEYEEKIVGFLLLMHRKNHTAQLRYFYLEHEFRGIGLGKKLMSLFMDFLQEKKYRSCYLWTTHELLSAASLYKRHGFILTKEKETTSFGKLIKEQRYDLSKI